The following coding sequences lie in one Amycolatopsis cihanbeyliensis genomic window:
- a CDS encoding DUF1996 domain-containing protein codes for MALHKTPSRKRKRLLAGMVAGVMAAGAAIGVATASAHGGFYPTGGGSDRGNDRSDRDRDRDRDDREPGEDPLAPPSEDFYVDIQDVEPNAEDLELQASPGTFVTQCGRNEEQHLNSANVVISPGVFNGAQHVHDYVGNLTTTEKSDNRSLSVGDTTCRFGDRSTYYWPVVRELGLQGADRNEPGGAVDGNVGKVLTPAEVTVEFRGNAEDRVSPMPRFLRGVTGDAKAVTNGDDNVNARWTCTGFEDRRTTQYPICPEGSQLMRILDFPSCWDGENTDSDNHRDHLRFVERDGECPRGTRAVPQLRYTLVYDTPNEVQGFALDSFPEQAHNPKTDHAAFINVMPRRLMNFAVRCINSGRSC; via the coding sequence CACGGCGGCTTCTACCCGACCGGCGGTGGATCCGACCGGGGTAACGACCGATCCGACCGGGACCGTGATCGAGACCGAGACGACCGGGAGCCAGGCGAGGATCCACTCGCGCCGCCCTCGGAAGACTTCTACGTCGACATCCAGGATGTCGAGCCCAACGCCGAGGACCTCGAGCTCCAGGCATCCCCCGGTACGTTCGTCACCCAGTGCGGCCGCAACGAGGAACAGCACCTGAACTCGGCCAACGTCGTGATCAGCCCCGGTGTCTTCAACGGCGCGCAGCACGTGCACGACTATGTCGGAAACCTCACCACCACCGAGAAGTCCGACAACCGTAGCCTTTCCGTCGGCGACACCACCTGCCGGTTCGGCGATCGCTCCACCTACTACTGGCCGGTGGTGCGCGAGCTCGGGCTGCAAGGCGCCGACCGGAACGAGCCGGGCGGCGCGGTGGACGGCAACGTGGGCAAGGTCCTGACCCCCGCCGAGGTCACCGTGGAGTTCCGCGGCAACGCGGAGGACAGGGTCTCACCCATGCCCCGTTTCCTCCGGGGCGTCACCGGGGACGCCAAGGCGGTCACCAACGGCGACGACAACGTGAACGCGCGGTGGACCTGCACCGGCTTCGAGGACCGGCGGACGACCCAGTACCCGATCTGCCCGGAAGGCAGTCAACTGATGCGTATCCTGGACTTCCCGAGTTGCTGGGACGGCGAGAACACCGACAGCGACAACCATCGGGACCACCTCCGGTTCGTCGAGCGGGACGGCGAGTGCCCGCGCGGCACCAGAGCGGTGCCACAGCTGCGCTACACCCTGGTGTACGACACGCCGAACGAGGTACAGGGCTTCGCCCTCGACTCCTTCCCCGAGCAGGCACACAACCCCAAGACCGACCACGCTGCCTTCATCAACGTCATGCCGCGGCGGCTCATGAACTTCGCCGTGCGATGCATCAACAGTGGGCGCTCCTGCTGA
- a CDS encoding ferredoxin, producing the protein MSFERFRSGPRISVDNDRCELYAICQAEAPELFELGPDGRLRYRRRLAERDYQAAAAAARCCPTQAISPRGLPGDRGIELTGKPEDSAPRRAEPPRQR; encoded by the coding sequence ATGAGCTTCGAACGTTTCCGCAGTGGTCCACGGATCAGCGTGGACAACGACCGCTGCGAGCTGTATGCCATCTGCCAGGCCGAGGCGCCCGAGCTGTTCGAGCTGGGCCCCGACGGGCGGCTGCGTTACCGGCGCAGGCTGGCGGAGCGGGACTACCAGGCCGCGGCCGCGGCGGCCCGCTGCTGCCCGACGCAGGCCATCTCCCCGCGTGGCCTCCCCGGTGACCGCGGCATCGAGCTCACCGGCAAGCCGGAGGACTCCGCGCCGCGGCGGGCGGAACCGCCGCGGCAACGGTGA
- a CDS encoding YafY family protein, with translation MPARMLRLLSLLQGRREWSGAELAERLGVAGRTVRRDIERLRELGYPVEGTTGTAGGYRLASGKNLPPLLLDDEEAVAVAVGLRTATSGVTGIEESSVRALAKLEQVLPSRLRQRVTTLGDATVALPPRAGPRVDPAILTVLAAACRDRELLSFDYRARDEEVTARRAEPHNLVTVYGRWYLVAFDRGREGWRTFRVDRLTAPVPTGRRFEPRPLPAGDAGSYVAESIAAAPYRYAAVVTVRAPAGEVSAALYAPLPRKVEPLGEHECRFRLGADSLAELFWQLAGVLGLGVGFTIDGPAEVPDDGGAHDEVLNYLRAAGRRLTEAVDG, from the coding sequence ATGCCCGCCCGGATGCTGCGCCTGCTGTCCCTGCTGCAAGGCAGGCGCGAGTGGTCGGGCGCCGAACTGGCCGAACGGCTCGGCGTCGCCGGGCGCACCGTGCGGCGCGATATCGAGCGGCTGCGCGAGCTCGGCTACCCGGTCGAGGGCACCACCGGTACCGCCGGTGGCTACCGGCTGGCCTCCGGCAAGAACCTGCCCCCGCTGCTGCTGGACGACGAGGAAGCGGTGGCCGTCGCGGTCGGCCTGCGCACCGCGACGAGCGGGGTGACCGGGATCGAGGAGTCCTCGGTAAGGGCGCTGGCCAAACTGGAACAGGTGCTGCCGAGCAGGCTGCGCCAGCGGGTCACCACCCTCGGGGATGCCACGGTCGCGCTGCCGCCGCGCGCCGGGCCGCGGGTGGACCCGGCGATCCTGACCGTACTGGCGGCGGCCTGCCGTGATCGCGAACTGCTCTCCTTCGACTACCGCGCCCGCGACGAGGAGGTCACCGCACGCCGGGCCGAGCCGCACAACCTGGTGACCGTGTACGGCCGCTGGTACCTGGTCGCCTTCGACCGCGGCCGGGAGGGCTGGCGCACCTTCCGGGTGGACCGGCTCACCGCCCCGGTGCCGACCGGGCGGCGGTTCGAGCCACGCCCACTGCCCGCCGGGGACGCGGGCAGCTATGTCGCGGAGTCCATCGCCGCCGCGCCGTATCGATACGCGGCGGTGGTGACCGTGCGGGCACCGGCCGGCGAGGTCTCCGCCGCGCTCTACGCGCCGCTACCCCGCAAGGTCGAACCACTCGGCGAGCACGAGTGCCGGTTCCGGCTCGGTGCCGACTCGCTCGCCGAGCTCTTCTGGCAACTGGCCGGCGTGCTCGGCCTCGGCGTCGGGTTCACCATCGACGGCCCCGCCGAGGTTCCGGACGACGGCGGCGCGCACGACGAGGTGCTGAACTACCTTCGCGCGGCCGGGCGACGGCTCACCGAGGCCGTGGACGGGTAG
- a CDS encoding FAD-binding oxidoreductase: MSEVSTATVDVGELTGPVRGPVSVPGDEGYDAGRSAFQTAAWHRPDVVVSATGPADVRAAVAFAASRGLPVAVQATGHGMPPAARGGLLVDTSRMTGVRVDPETGSAWLAAGVRWDQVIHEAAPYGLAPLSGSAGHVGAVSYTLGGGVGLLSRRYGYAADHVRAVEVVTPDARTRRVTAESEPDLFWALRGGRSNFGVVTGIEIDLLPVARLYGGGLYFAAHLIPEVLAAWRELTATAPEELGSSVAMIPFPDLDAVPAALRGRLLAHVRVAFLGTAARAERLLAPLRAIGPEPAGGLRDMPYRDSGSIHSEPPVPMPYHASHALLPELDDAALDAVLEVAGPDAPRPQIAELRHLGGAMARPPAVPNAVGHRNARYVASMLSAVDSSGLEAVRPLHRRFRAALEPRGLGSCLNFLYGERAGVEQVRTAYEPRDYRRLAELKARYDPDNLFRLNHNIPPA; this comes from the coding sequence ATGAGCGAGGTCAGCACGGCGACCGTCGACGTCGGTGAGTTGACCGGACCGGTGCGCGGCCCGGTGTCGGTGCCGGGGGACGAAGGGTACGACGCGGGTCGTTCCGCCTTCCAGACCGCCGCCTGGCACCGGCCGGACGTGGTGGTGAGTGCCACCGGCCCCGCCGACGTGCGGGCCGCGGTGGCCTTCGCCGCGAGTCGCGGGCTTCCGGTGGCCGTGCAGGCCACCGGGCACGGAATGCCGCCGGCCGCGCGGGGTGGGCTGCTGGTCGACACCAGCCGGATGACCGGGGTCCGGGTCGATCCGGAGACGGGCTCCGCATGGCTGGCCGCCGGGGTGCGGTGGGATCAGGTGATCCACGAGGCCGCCCCGTACGGCCTGGCGCCGTTGTCCGGCAGCGCGGGGCATGTCGGCGCGGTTTCCTACACCCTCGGCGGCGGTGTCGGCCTGCTGAGCAGGCGATACGGCTACGCGGCCGATCACGTGCGGGCCGTCGAGGTGGTCACCCCGGACGCGCGGACGCGCAGGGTCACCGCGGAGTCCGAGCCGGACCTGTTCTGGGCGTTGCGTGGTGGGCGGAGCAACTTCGGCGTGGTCACCGGAATCGAGATCGACCTGCTGCCGGTCGCCCGGCTCTACGGGGGCGGGCTGTACTTCGCCGCCCACCTGATCCCCGAGGTGTTGGCCGCATGGCGGGAGCTGACCGCGACGGCGCCGGAGGAACTGGGCTCCTCGGTGGCGATGATCCCGTTCCCCGATCTGGACGCGGTACCCGCGGCGCTGCGTGGCCGGCTGCTCGCGCATGTCCGGGTCGCCTTCCTCGGCACGGCGGCGCGGGCCGAGCGGTTGCTCGCGCCGCTGCGCGCGATCGGCCCCGAACCGGCCGGTGGCCTGCGGGACATGCCGTACCGGGATTCCGGCTCCATCCACAGTGAACCGCCGGTCCCGATGCCGTACCACGCCAGCCATGCCCTGCTGCCGGAACTGGACGACGCCGCGCTCGACGCGGTGCTCGAGGTCGCCGGTCCGGACGCGCCGCGGCCACAGATCGCCGAGCTGCGGCACCTCGGCGGTGCCATGGCTCGCCCGCCCGCGGTTCCGAACGCGGTCGGGCACCGGAACGCGCGCTACGTCGCGAGCATGCTGTCCGCCGTGGACTCCTCGGGGCTGGAGGCCGTGCGCCCGCTCCACCGGCGTTTCCGTGCCGCGCTTGAGCCGCGCGGCCTCGGTAGCTGCCTGAACTTCCTCTACGGTGAGCGGGCCGGGGTCGAGCAGGTGCGCACGGCCTACGAACCGCGGGACTACCGGCGGCTGGCCGAGCTCAAGGCCAGGTACGACCCGGACAACCTGTTCCGGCTCAACCACAACATCCCGCCCGCCTGA
- a CDS encoding VOC family protein produces MSTRPNHPAPAGYGTVTPWIIARSTADLLDYVAAAFDAEELARIADEHGIIGHAEFRIGDSVVMAFDGKPHYPDTPAFLRLYVHDGDATYRRAVEAGGTSVTEPTTAPFGDRVARVRDPFGNLWWIHTRVEDVPEEKFLRRFDDPEWIAAMEYLQGAELVPPAVR; encoded by the coding sequence ATGAGCACCCGGCCGAACCATCCGGCCCCGGCGGGCTACGGCACCGTCACCCCGTGGATCATCGCGCGCAGCACCGCCGATCTCCTCGACTACGTGGCAGCCGCGTTCGACGCCGAGGAACTCGCGCGGATAGCCGACGAGCACGGCATCATCGGGCATGCCGAGTTCCGGATCGGTGACTCCGTCGTCATGGCCTTCGACGGGAAGCCGCACTACCCGGACACTCCCGCGTTCCTGCGGCTGTACGTGCACGACGGCGACGCCACGTACCGAAGGGCGGTCGAGGCGGGCGGAACCTCGGTCACCGAGCCGACGACGGCGCCGTTCGGTGACCGGGTGGCACGGGTGCGCGACCCGTTCGGGAACCTGTGGTGGATCCACACCCGGGTCGAGGACGTGCCCGAGGAGAAGTTCCTGCGCAGGTTCGACGATCCCGAGTGGATCGCCGCGATGGAGTACCTGCAGGGCGCCGAGCTGGTACCGCCCGCCGTTCGCTGA
- a CDS encoding RNA polymerase sigma factor produces MSTGDRVEDLLRPLVPQALGTLVRRYGRFDACEDAVQEAVLAALVQWPAEGTPEHPKAWLITVASRRLADQWRSERARRRREEVVAVLEPAEPPRPVGTDDTLTLLFLCCHPALSPPSALALTLRAVGGLTTAEIARAFLVPEATMAQRISRAKQRIKAEGVPLRAPAQQEWADRLRVVLHVLYLLFTEGYTATSGSELQRGELAAEAIRLARAVHEALPEHGEVAGLLALMLLTDARRAARTGPDGMLVPLAEQDRGRWDRESIQEGCALVADSLARSDLGEYQLQAAIAAVHDEAASAEDTDWPQVLVLYRILERVSGNPMVTLNRAIAVAMVHGPHAGLDLLEWLDADDRLADHHRLAAVRGHLRELAGEHEAARAAYRLAARRTTSLAERRYLEARAARLWPHPTR; encoded by the coding sequence GTGAGTACCGGCGATCGCGTCGAGGACCTGCTGCGCCCGCTGGTGCCGCAGGCCCTCGGCACGCTCGTGCGGCGATACGGCCGGTTCGACGCCTGTGAGGACGCGGTGCAGGAGGCGGTGCTCGCCGCGCTGGTGCAGTGGCCCGCGGAAGGGACACCGGAGCATCCGAAGGCCTGGCTCATCACGGTGGCCTCCCGCAGGCTTGCCGACCAGTGGCGCAGCGAGCGGGCGCGCAGGCGACGCGAGGAGGTCGTCGCCGTGCTGGAACCAGCCGAGCCGCCGCGGCCGGTGGGCACCGATGACACGCTGACCCTGCTGTTCCTGTGCTGCCATCCGGCGCTGTCCCCGCCCTCGGCGCTGGCGCTGACCCTGCGCGCGGTCGGCGGGCTGACCACGGCGGAGATCGCCAGGGCCTTCCTGGTCCCGGAAGCCACGATGGCGCAACGGATCAGTAGGGCCAAGCAGCGGATCAAGGCCGAGGGCGTACCACTGCGGGCGCCCGCCCAGCAGGAGTGGGCCGATCGGCTCCGGGTCGTGCTGCACGTGCTCTACCTGCTCTTCACCGAGGGGTACACCGCCACCTCGGGGTCCGAGTTGCAGCGCGGTGAGCTGGCCGCGGAGGCCATTCGGCTGGCCCGCGCCGTGCACGAGGCCCTGCCCGAGCACGGTGAGGTCGCCGGGTTGCTCGCGCTCATGCTGCTCACCGACGCCAGGCGTGCCGCCCGCACCGGGCCGGACGGCATGCTGGTCCCGCTCGCCGAGCAGGATCGCGGCCGGTGGGATCGGGAGTCCATTCAGGAGGGTTGCGCGCTCGTCGCCGACTCGCTGGCCCGGTCAGACCTCGGCGAGTATCAGCTGCAGGCGGCGATCGCGGCCGTGCACGACGAGGCGGCAAGCGCCGAGGACACCGATTGGCCGCAGGTTCTCGTGCTGTACCGGATCCTCGAGCGGGTATCGGGCAATCCGATGGTCACCCTCAACCGGGCGATCGCGGTGGCGATGGTGCACGGGCCGCACGCGGGCCTCGACCTGTTGGAGTGGCTCGACGCCGACGACCGGCTGGCGGACCATCACCGGCTCGCCGCGGTACGCGGTCACCTGCGCGAACTCGCCGGTGAGCACGAGGCGGCGCGGGCCGCCTACCGGCTGGCCGCCCGCCGGACGACCAGCCTGGCCGAGCGGCGCTACCTCGAAGCCAGGGCCGCCCGGCTGTGGCCGCACCCGACCCGCTGA
- a CDS encoding NAD(P)/FAD-dependent oxidoreductase, which translates to MVVAEVVVVTDQLRNGYDVVVVGGGAAGLNGALMLARARRSVVVIDAGAPRNAPAAGVHGLLAQDGTPPATLLERGRAEVRRYGGDVVSGEVGTVLRGDTGFTVALADGRRVRARRLLVTTGLVDELPEVPGLRERWGRDVLHCPYCHGWEVRDRAIGVLACGPMSVHQVLLFRQLSADVTFFTHTRPEPTEEQAEQLAARGIAVVPGEVASLEVAGDRITGLRLGDGTVVDREVVTVAPRMVARAGFLAGLGLRPAEHPMGEHIPADRTGRTEVPGVWVAGNVTDPAAQVGAAAAAGAGAGAQINADLVTEDTRRAVVAFRDPFSPETEARVAELVLGDRRHGL; encoded by the coding sequence ATGGTGGTCGCGGAGGTGGTCGTGGTGACCGATCAGTTGAGGAACGGCTATGACGTGGTGGTCGTCGGTGGTGGCGCCGCCGGGCTGAACGGGGCGTTGATGCTGGCGAGGGCGCGGCGGTCGGTGGTGGTCATCGACGCCGGTGCTCCGCGCAATGCCCCGGCCGCGGGAGTGCACGGGCTGCTTGCCCAGGACGGGACGCCGCCGGCGACGTTGTTGGAGCGGGGGCGGGCGGAGGTCCGCCGGTACGGGGGTGACGTGGTGTCCGGCGAGGTCGGCACCGTGCTTCGGGGGGACACCGGGTTCACGGTGGCGCTGGCCGATGGCCGGCGGGTCCGCGCGCGCCGGTTGCTGGTGACCACCGGGCTGGTCGACGAGCTGCCGGAGGTGCCGGGACTGCGGGAGCGGTGGGGACGGGACGTGCTGCACTGCCCGTACTGCCATGGTTGGGAGGTCCGGGACCGGGCCATCGGCGTGCTGGCCTGCGGGCCGATGTCGGTGCACCAGGTGTTGCTGTTCCGGCAGTTGAGCGCGGATGTCACGTTCTTCACGCACACCCGGCCGGAGCCGACCGAGGAGCAGGCGGAGCAACTGGCCGCTCGCGGCATCGCCGTGGTGCCGGGGGAGGTGGCTTCCCTGGAGGTCGCGGGGGACCGGATCACCGGCCTTCGGCTGGGCGACGGCACCGTCGTCGACCGCGAGGTGGTGACGGTCGCACCGCGGATGGTGGCGCGGGCCGGGTTCCTGGCCGGCCTCGGGCTGCGGCCCGCGGAGCACCCGATGGGCGAGCACATCCCCGCCGACAGGACCGGCCGTACCGAGGTGCCCGGGGTGTGGGTCGCCGGAAACGTGACCGACCCGGCTGCCCAGGTGGGCGCGGCCGCGGCGGCGGGCGCCGGTGCGGGGGCCCAGATCAATGCCGACCTGGTCACCGAGGACACCCGCCGCGCGGTCGTCGCCTTCCGGGACCCGTTCTCGCCCGAGACCGAGGCACGGGTCGCCGAACTGGTGCTGGGCGACCGCCGGCACGGCCTGTGA
- a CDS encoding YciI family protein — translation MKYLLIMHGNPRVWEALTEEERDEVMNGHGEFIKTIQESGEMVSTQALADPSNSAVVRVRDGVPAVTDGPYLEAKEHFAGYYLVDCESRERALELAALIPDARVDGLGIEVRPVMFSAGTEM, via the coding sequence GTGAAGTATCTGCTGATCATGCATGGCAACCCGCGGGTCTGGGAGGCGCTCACCGAGGAGGAGCGCGATGAGGTGATGAACGGGCACGGTGAGTTCATCAAGACCATCCAAGAGTCCGGCGAGATGGTCAGCACGCAAGCGCTTGCGGATCCGTCGAACAGTGCGGTGGTGCGGGTCAGGGACGGGGTGCCCGCGGTGACCGATGGCCCGTACCTCGAAGCCAAGGAGCACTTTGCCGGCTACTACCTGGTCGATTGCGAGAGTAGGGAACGCGCGCTGGAGCTGGCTGCCCTCATCCCGGACGCGCGGGTCGACGGCCTCGGCATCGAGGTGCGGCCGGTGATGTTCTCGGCCGGAACGGAGATGTGA
- a CDS encoding TIGR03619 family F420-dependent LLM class oxidoreductase — MPDKQLPRVGVSLPSFGPHTSAEAIVTVAVAADRLGFHAVSATERLLLPAGPDWCNEMGLPEYDVWDIVEVLTWASAHTRRVRLATGVVNALFQPPVVLARRLATLDQLSGGRLDAGIGQGWLPEEFTAVGVPLSRRGAGFEDYLAALRACWGPDPVEHEGPRYRIPSSRVGPKPVHGIPVRIGAVARPAVERAARLGDGFVTGVRDWESSAAQIAWYRAAGGTGPVVAQLMSEWAVEDPDEPVSAFARRAVTDLEQAAAAGVDELHWGFTMSGVPPHRQAAALEALAISLPPTKRTESGRNGS; from the coding sequence GTGCCGGACAAGCAGTTGCCCCGGGTGGGTGTGAGCCTGCCCAGCTTCGGCCCGCACACCAGCGCCGAGGCCATCGTCACGGTGGCCGTGGCCGCCGATCGACTGGGGTTCCACGCCGTCTCGGCGACCGAGCGGCTGCTGCTGCCCGCGGGGCCCGACTGGTGCAACGAGATGGGGCTGCCCGAGTACGACGTGTGGGACATCGTGGAGGTCCTTACCTGGGCCTCCGCGCACACCCGCCGGGTCAGGCTGGCCACCGGGGTGGTGAACGCCCTCTTCCAGCCACCGGTCGTGCTGGCGAGGCGGCTGGCCACCCTCGACCAGCTCTCCGGCGGGCGCCTGGACGCCGGGATCGGGCAGGGGTGGCTGCCCGAGGAGTTCACCGCGGTCGGCGTCCCACTGTCCCGGCGTGGTGCCGGGTTCGAGGACTACCTCGCGGCACTACGCGCCTGCTGGGGCCCGGATCCGGTGGAGCATGAGGGCCCTCGGTACCGGATCCCGAGTTCCCGGGTCGGCCCGAAGCCGGTGCACGGCATACCGGTGCGGATCGGCGCCGTGGCGCGGCCGGCGGTGGAACGGGCGGCTCGGCTCGGCGACGGCTTCGTCACCGGCGTCCGGGACTGGGAAAGCAGCGCCGCCCAGATCGCCTGGTACCGGGCGGCCGGTGGCACCGGTCCGGTGGTCGCGCAGCTGATGTCGGAGTGGGCCGTCGAGGACCCGGACGAGCCGGTGTCCGCCTTCGCCCGCCGAGCCGTGACCGATCTGGAACAGGCGGCCGCGGCCGGTGTGGACGAGCTGCACTGGGGCTTCACCATGTCCGGCGTTCCCCCGCATCGTCAGGCCGCCGCTCTGGAGGCCCTGGCCATCAGCCTCCCGCCGACAAAGCGGACGGAAAGTGGCCGGAATGGTTCATAG
- a CDS encoding class I SAM-dependent methyltransferase, with product MSGVSRQEKLRRYWDRHSRSYDRQMDFADRRFFGDTRQWICDQARGEVLEVAVGTGLNLHRYPDDVRLTGIDFSPAMLEQARRRAESRRQGTDLRLGDAQELEFPDDSFDTVVCTFSLCAVPDDRAAVGQMWRVLRPGGLLLLADHVVSTALLARAAQRLIEVASVPLGGENYRRRPLVHVRERGFTIERQERFKLGIVERIAARKPA from the coding sequence ATGTCCGGTGTCTCGAGGCAGGAAAAGCTGCGCCGGTACTGGGACCGGCACTCGCGCTCCTACGACCGGCAGATGGACTTCGCCGACCGGCGCTTCTTCGGCGACACCAGGCAGTGGATCTGCGACCAGGCGCGCGGCGAGGTGCTGGAGGTGGCCGTGGGAACCGGCCTGAACCTGCACCGCTACCCCGACGACGTGCGGCTGACCGGCATCGACTTCAGCCCGGCCATGCTGGAGCAGGCGCGCCGGCGCGCGGAGTCGAGGCGCCAGGGCACGGACCTGCGTCTCGGGGACGCTCAGGAGCTGGAGTTCCCCGACGACTCCTTCGACACCGTGGTCTGCACCTTCTCGCTGTGCGCGGTCCCGGACGACCGGGCGGCGGTCGGGCAGATGTGGCGGGTGCTGCGCCCCGGCGGGCTGCTGTTGCTGGCCGACCACGTGGTCAGCACCGCCCTGCTCGCACGCGCGGCGCAACGCCTGATCGAGGTGGCGTCCGTCCCGTTGGGCGGGGAGAACTACCGCCGCAGGCCGCTGGTGCATGTGCGGGAGCGGGGTTTCACGATCGAGCGGCAGGAACGCTTCAAGCTTGGCATCGTCGAACGCATCGCCGCCCGCAAACCCGCATGA